A DNA window from Providencia huaxiensis contains the following coding sequences:
- the pfkA gene encoding 6-phosphofructokinase, with amino-acid sequence MVKQIKRIGVLTSGGDAPGMNAAIRGVVRAALGEGLEVMGIFDGYLGLYENRMKQLDRYSVSDMINRGGTFLGSARFPQFRDEKVRAVAFDNLKKNHIDALVVIGGDGSYLGAKALTEAGFPCIGLPGTIDNDVAGTDYTIGYFTALETVVEAIDRLRDTSTSHKRISIVEVMGRYCGDLTLSAAIAGGCEFLVLPEQEMAFDREELLSEIKRGIEKGKRHAIVAITEHVCDVGELAKYIEQETHHETRATVLGHIQRGGSPVAYDRILASRMGAYSIQLLLEGYGGRCVGIQNEKLVHHDIIDAVMNMKRVFKKDWFDTAKKLY; translated from the coding sequence ATGGTCAAGCAGATTAAAAGAATTGGGGTTTTAACGAGTGGTGGTGACGCGCCAGGCATGAATGCAGCGATCCGCGGTGTGGTTCGCGCGGCATTGGGTGAAGGTTTAGAAGTCATGGGTATTTTTGACGGGTACCTTGGCCTATATGAAAACCGCATGAAGCAATTAGACCGGTATAGCGTGTCAGATATGATTAACCGTGGTGGTACCTTCTTAGGCTCAGCTCGTTTTCCACAATTCCGTGATGAAAAAGTGCGTGCAGTCGCATTCGATAATCTGAAGAAAAATCATATTGACGCATTAGTTGTTATTGGTGGTGATGGTTCTTATTTGGGGGCTAAAGCACTGACGGAAGCTGGGTTCCCATGTATTGGATTACCGGGAACGATTGATAATGACGTTGCTGGCACAGACTATACCATCGGTTATTTCACTGCACTTGAAACGGTTGTTGAGGCTATTGACCGCCTTCGCGATACCTCGACGTCCCATAAACGTATTTCTATTGTTGAAGTAATGGGTCGCTACTGTGGTGATTTAACGCTATCTGCTGCGATTGCTGGGGGCTGTGAGTTCTTAGTGTTACCTGAGCAGGAAATGGCTTTTGACCGCGAAGAATTATTATCAGAAATCAAACGTGGTATTGAAAAAGGCAAACGTCATGCGATTGTCGCTATTACCGAACACGTTTGTGATGTGGGTGAATTAGCGAAATATATTGAGCAGGAAACACACCACGAAACCCGTGCAACGGTTCTAGGCCATATCCAACGCGGTGGTTCTCCGGTTGCTTATGACCGCATTTTAGCATCACGCATGGGAGCTTATTCCATTCAACTTCTGTTGGAAGGCTACGGCGGGCGCTGTGTGGGTATTCAAAATGAAAAATTAGTCCATCATGACATTATTGATGCGGTTATGAATATGAAGCGCGTCTTTAAGAAGGATTGGTTTGATACAGCGAAGAAGCTGTACTAA
- a CDS encoding phosphatidate cytidylyltransferase, with product MNIGDRELVLLLSGVFGILVFASVIGGILAYRYSGEKSNPTIDNLNARIRAWWVMCIICVLAVVLGNIGVVILFALISFFALREFITLTPTRRSDHEALFWCFFVFIPLQYVLVGIEWYGLFSIFVPVFVFLFLPTRIALAGDTFHFLERTAKIQWGMLVAVFCLSHVPALLMLNIQGYEGENVKLLLFLIIVTQISDVLQYVFGKLMGKRPIVPKLSPNKTIEGFIGGVLSSVLIGVCLYWVTPFSWWVAGLMSLAITIMGFVGGLCMSAIKRDSGIKDFGAIIEGHGGMLDRIDSLCFAAPIFFHLTRYYYT from the coding sequence ATGAATATTGGGGACAGGGAATTAGTATTATTGTTGTCAGGTGTTTTTGGGATACTGGTATTTGCTAGTGTTATTGGTGGTATTCTTGCATACCGTTATTCAGGTGAAAAAAGCAACCCAACTATTGATAATTTGAATGCGCGTATTCGTGCATGGTGGGTCATGTGCATTATTTGTGTACTGGCTGTTGTGCTTGGCAATATAGGTGTGGTGATCTTATTTGCGCTGATATCGTTCTTTGCACTCAGAGAGTTTATTACCTTAACGCCAACACGGCGCAGTGACCATGAAGCATTATTTTGGTGCTTTTTTGTTTTTATTCCATTGCAATATGTCTTAGTTGGTATTGAATGGTATGGGTTATTTTCAATTTTTGTGCCTGTTTTTGTCTTCCTTTTCTTGCCAACTCGCATTGCTTTAGCGGGAGATACCTTTCATTTTCTTGAGCGAACAGCAAAAATTCAGTGGGGAATGTTGGTGGCTGTTTTCTGTTTGAGTCATGTACCCGCGTTGTTGATGCTGAATATTCAAGGTTATGAAGGCGAAAACGTAAAATTATTACTTTTCTTGATTATTGTGACGCAAATTTCAGACGTGTTGCAGTATGTTTTTGGTAAGTTAATGGGTAAACGGCCTATTGTGCCTAAGCTGAGCCCAAACAAGACCATTGAAGGCTTTATTGGCGGCGTATTATCTTCAGTACTTATTGGTGTTTGCCTTTACTGGGTAACTCCATTTAGCTGGTGGGTTGCGGGGCTGATGTCATTAGCGATTACTATTATGGGGTTTGTGGGAGGGTTATGTATGTCAGCCATTAAGCGTGATAGTGGCATTAAAGATTTTGGGGCGATTATTGAAGGACATGGGGGCATGCTGGATCGCATTGACTCATTGTGTTTTGCTGCGCCTATTTTTTTCCATTTAACGCGTTATTACTATACATAG
- a CDS encoding lysophospholipid acyltransferase family protein, which produces MEKVQRISLLAKGMGMLLSGTCRLLTGVRTRWVGCQPSMTTRIYYANHSSHLDGLVIWSGLPPLMRHFVHPVAAKDYWVKTPFRRYLVNKVFRAVLVDRKGDKPAQNNTLAPLESVLEAKHSLIFFPEGTRGDGETLSQFKSGLYHLAKKYPDVEVVPVYLENLNRVLPKGSKLVVPVICSAIVGKPLEPLMENENKIAFLQRAKVALEELMP; this is translated from the coding sequence ATGGAAAAAGTGCAGAGAATTTCTCTTTTAGCTAAGGGAATGGGCATGCTGTTATCGGGAACCTGCCGTTTATTAACGGGTGTTCGCACTCGTTGGGTAGGGTGCCAACCTTCAATGACCACACGTATTTATTATGCCAATCATTCAAGCCATCTTGATGGTTTGGTTATTTGGTCTGGGTTACCGCCGTTAATGCGTCATTTTGTTCACCCGGTTGCTGCTAAAGATTATTGGGTCAAAACACCGTTTCGACGTTATTTAGTTAATAAGGTTTTTCGGGCGGTATTGGTCGATAGAAAAGGTGATAAGCCAGCTCAAAATAATACATTAGCTCCTTTAGAGTCAGTATTAGAGGCAAAGCATTCATTAATATTTTTTCCTGAAGGCACGCGTGGTGATGGGGAAACTTTAAGCCAATTTAAAAGTGGGCTTTACCATCTCGCGAAAAAATACCCTGATGTTGAAGTTGTTCCCGTTTATTTGGAAAATTTAAATCGTGTGTTACCGAAGGGGTCAAAGCTTGTTGTGCCGGTGATTTGTTCAGCTATCGTTGGTAAGCCTCTGGAGCCTCTTATGGAAAATGAAAATAAAATCGCCTTTTTGCAGCGAGCAAAAGTAGCGCTTGAGGAGCTAATGCCATGA
- the loiP gene encoding metalloprotease LoiP — protein sequence MKMKALVAVAVSAVILTGCKNLDQGMLTNSGMQLFQAATLTDSDVKQLSDQSCKEMDAQNKIAPASSKYAKRLDKIAKALGNEVDGTPVNYKVYLTSDVNAWAMANGCVRVYSGLMDVMNDNEVEGVLGHEMGHVALGHTRKAMQVAYAAVAARTAAASAGGVVEQLSASQVAALGEKLINSQFSQHQESEADNFSYDLLKKRGVKTDGLVTGFEKLAKMGSGETSMFDSHPPSSERAQNIRDRIAADKK from the coding sequence ATGAAGATGAAAGCGCTTGTGGCAGTTGCTGTTTCTGCTGTCATTTTAACGGGTTGTAAAAATTTAGACCAAGGGATGTTGACTAACTCAGGCATGCAATTATTCCAAGCTGCGACACTGACTGACTCTGATGTTAAACAATTAAGTGACCAATCTTGTAAAGAAATGGATGCGCAAAACAAAATTGCTCCAGCGTCTAGCAAGTATGCGAAACGCTTAGACAAAATTGCAAAAGCACTGGGTAACGAAGTTGATGGTACTCCAGTAAACTATAAAGTTTATCTGACTAGCGATGTCAACGCATGGGCAATGGCAAATGGTTGTGTGCGTGTATATAGCGGCCTGATGGATGTGATGAACGATAACGAAGTTGAAGGCGTTCTGGGTCATGAAATGGGCCACGTTGCATTAGGTCATACACGTAAAGCAATGCAAGTTGCTTATGCGGCAGTTGCTGCGCGTACTGCCGCAGCATCAGCGGGTGGCGTTGTAGAACAACTGAGTGCATCACAAGTTGCAGCTCTGGGTGAAAAACTGATTAACTCACAGTTTTCTCAACACCAAGAAAGCGAAGCAGATAACTTCTCTTATGACTTACTAAAAAAACGTGGTGTTAAAACTGACGGTTTAGTCACTGGTTTTGAAAAATTAGCGAAAATGGGTAGCGGCGAGACAAGCATGTTTGACTCTCACCCACCATCAAGCGAACGTGCACAAAACATCCGTGACCGTATTGCCGCTGACAAAAAATAA
- a CDS encoding HutD/Ves family protein — protein sequence MTQILTTQDYRNMPWKNGQGSTLELARSHGEGLDDFDWRVSIADVKTAGSFSFFQNRQRIIGVLEGEGLILHVDKKPAVALQQKEFFAFNGESEVYAELVQGAIRDFNVIYNPEKYQARLQWVNTAFINSWVSGASEILIFNITPRLSMKINSDSFYLKPFDTLLIKENREALQFIVEKNTENDFCVIELFIK from the coding sequence ATGACTCAGATATTAACGACGCAAGATTATCGCAATATGCCTTGGAAAAATGGCCAGGGGTCGACACTTGAATTGGCGCGCAGCCATGGTGAAGGTTTAGATGATTTTGATTGGCGAGTGTCAATAGCAGATGTTAAAACGGCGGGCTCGTTTTCCTTTTTCCAAAATCGGCAACGTATTATTGGTGTATTGGAAGGGGAAGGACTTATTTTGCATGTAGATAAGAAACCGGCGGTGGCATTACAGCAAAAAGAATTTTTTGCTTTTAATGGGGAAAGCGAGGTTTATGCGGAACTCGTTCAGGGTGCAATTCGTGATTTTAATGTCATCTATAACCCTGAAAAATATCAGGCTCGCTTACAATGGGTGAATACTGCGTTCATTAATTCTTGGGTGAGTGGGGCTAGTGAGATCTTAATTTTTAATATTACACCTCGTTTGAGTATGAAAATTAATTCAGATTCCTTTTATTTAAAGCCATTTGACACTCTATTAATTAAAGAAAATCGAGAAGCTCTGCAATTTATTGTTGAAAAGAATACAGAAAATGATTTTTGTGTTATTGAGTTATTTATTAAGTAG
- a CDS encoding type II toxin-antitoxin system RelB/DinJ family antitoxin gives MASTQHKTDIVRARIEPKVRENAEAVLSELGISMSDAIRIFVKQISLRQAFPIELKTPNSITLEAINAPTTDETFDSAEDLFSQVSKSDAENSR, from the coding sequence ATGGCCAGTACTCAACATAAAACAGATATTGTCAGAGCCAGAATTGAGCCTAAAGTCAGGGAAAATGCTGAAGCAGTGTTATCTGAATTAGGGATTAGCATGTCTGATGCTATTCGTATTTTCGTCAAGCAAATATCATTGCGACAAGCTTTTCCTATTGAGTTAAAAACACCAAACTCAATTACATTAGAAGCTATTAATGCACCAACTACAGACGAAACATTTGACTCTGCTGAAGATTTATTTAGCCAAGTGAGCAAGTCCGATGCTGAAAATTCGCGTTAA
- a CDS encoding type II toxin-antitoxin system YafQ family toxin, producing MLKIRVKSQFKKDLKKSLSDKKRNTQLLKELIDNHLCITGSVPAEYLPHPLKGNWRPCYECHIQPDFLLIWDINYQTNEIILVRCGSHSELFG from the coding sequence ATGCTGAAAATTCGCGTTAAATCCCAATTCAAAAAAGACTTAAAAAAGTCGTTATCTGACAAAAAAAGAAATACTCAGCTATTAAAAGAGTTAATCGATAACCACCTATGCATTACTGGCTCTGTTCCAGCAGAATATTTGCCTCATCCCTTAAAAGGAAACTGGAGACCTTGCTATGAATGTCACATACAACCCGATTTTTTATTAATTTGGGATATAAACTACCAAACCAATGAAATCATATTAGTTCGCTGTGGTTCTCATTCTGAATTATTTGGCTAA
- a CDS encoding ogr/Delta-like zinc finger family protein gives MMNCPECGHAAHTRSSYQVSSETKERYNQCQNINCGCTFVSHESVTKIVVKPAHINVVEPHPNKYQQPSLAL, from the coding sequence ATGATGAATTGTCCTGAATGCGGTCACGCTGCACATACACGTAGTTCCTACCAAGTTTCATCCGAAACTAAAGAACGTTATAACCAGTGCCAAAATATCAATTGTGGTTGCACATTTGTCAGTCACGAATCAGTAACCAAAATTGTTGTTAAACCTGCACATATTAATGTTGTTGAACCGCATCCGAACAAATACCAGCAACCCTCTTTAGCATTATAG
- a CDS encoding phage late control D family protein, which produces MSFLTKDELTPAFALAAGGENINSLIQGRLMSLTMTDNRGFEADQLDIELDDSDGQLALPKRGETLSLHLGWKNEPLIYKGTFTVDEVEHSGVPDKLTIRGRSADFRDTLNVKREQSYHQKSLGDIVRTLAERNKLKAVIDEKLDKIKLAHIDQTNESDGSFLTRVAKSEGAIVAVKNGNLLFMKQGQGLTATGQPIQTMHINRSVGDGHRFTLADRGAYTGVIANWLDTREPKKKKAVTVKRKRKSKQPTKPAEPKEKQGEYLAGEQGNVLTLSHTYATKENAARAAKANWEKIQRGVASFSIQLAVGRAELYPEMPVTVSGFKPEIDNADWTLTRVVHSLNDSGFTTALELEVKISDLDMADE; this is translated from the coding sequence ATGAGTTTTTTAACCAAAGATGAGTTAACTCCTGCTTTTGCGCTCGCGGCAGGCGGTGAAAATATTAATAGCCTGATTCAGGGGCGTTTAATGTCATTAACCATGACGGACAATCGCGGCTTTGAAGCTGACCAATTAGATATTGAGTTGGATGATAGCGACGGACAACTCGCCTTACCAAAGCGAGGTGAAACCCTGTCATTGCATCTTGGTTGGAAAAACGAACCGCTGATCTACAAGGGGACGTTTACGGTTGATGAGGTTGAACATAGCGGCGTGCCAGATAAGCTCACGATCCGTGGTCGTAGTGCGGACTTTCGCGACACTTTAAACGTCAAGCGTGAGCAGTCTTACCATCAAAAATCGTTGGGCGATATTGTACGCACCTTGGCGGAACGCAATAAGTTAAAGGCGGTTATTGATGAAAAATTAGATAAAATTAAACTCGCTCATATCGACCAAACCAACGAATCGGACGGCTCATTTCTCACACGAGTGGCTAAATCCGAGGGGGCAATTGTTGCGGTTAAAAACGGAAACTTACTGTTTATGAAACAAGGTCAAGGGCTCACCGCAACTGGCCAACCGATTCAAACGATGCACATTAATCGCTCTGTCGGTGATGGTCACCGTTTTACACTGGCTGACCGCGGAGCATACACCGGCGTTATCGCTAACTGGCTTGATACACGTGAGCCGAAAAAGAAAAAAGCAGTGACGGTAAAGCGTAAGCGAAAAAGCAAACAACCTACAAAACCCGCTGAACCGAAAGAAAAACAAGGGGAATATCTAGCTGGCGAACAAGGGAACGTTCTCACGCTTTCTCATACCTACGCCACGAAAGAAAATGCCGCCCGAGCAGCAAAAGCCAACTGGGAAAAAATCCAACGTGGTGTTGCGTCATTTTCGATTCAACTCGCGGTTGGTCGTGCAGAACTCTACCCTGAAATGCCTGTCACCGTCAGCGGATTTAAACCCGAAATTGATAACGCGGACTGGACATTAACGCGAGTCGTTCATTCACTGAATGACAGTGGTTTTACAACCGCATTAGAGTTAGAGGTGAAAATTTCAGATTTAGATATGGCTGATGAATAA
- a CDS encoding phage tail protein — MAMAALGLFVFQLNTTPYQMMQINQKYRYGVNNRVGKRPAVQFIGLDNDDITLSGSLFPSLTGGRLSLLVLEQMAETGKAWSLIDGSGTIYGMFVIEEITQSKSIFFDDGSARKIDFTLKLKRTDESLSQMFGDLGQQLNDIRGALPL; from the coding sequence ATGGCAATGGCAGCACTAGGCTTGTTTGTCTTTCAATTAAATACAACGCCTTACCAGATGATGCAAATTAACCAAAAATACCGTTATGGGGTGAATAATCGTGTCGGCAAGCGCCCCGCAGTTCAATTTATCGGCCTTGATAATGACGATATCACATTAAGTGGCTCATTATTCCCGTCACTGACTGGCGGCAGGCTGTCATTACTGGTATTAGAGCAAATGGCAGAAACGGGAAAAGCATGGTCGCTGATTGATGGCTCAGGCACCATTTACGGTATGTTTGTAATTGAAGAAATCACCCAATCGAAAAGTATTTTTTTTGATGATGGCTCGGCCAGAAAAATTGATTTTACGCTGAAATTAAAACGCACTGATGAATCACTGTCTCAAATGTTTGGCGATCTAGGTCAGCAGCTCAATGATATTCGCGGAGCCTTACCGCTATGA
- a CDS encoding phage tail tape measure protein, which yields MSKDLRLQVILSAVDKFTKPFKSAQASNKKLAETLRQSKQQLKELNNQAKQIDGFKKTKQSLDSASQAYQQATAKVSRLARELSTVQNPTRAQSRELDRAKAAAAKLKAETGTLSASLQRQREALKGSGISTRQLSQAQIKLNSDIASTSRRLQQQEQQLKRVANQEKRMSAAKNSYQNAMGVRNKMAGSGAGMLASGVGLGYAAKKVLVPGYDFEIGMSKVQALTRLDKNSDDYKMLREQARDLGATTAFTANEVAQGQAFYAMAGFKPEQIKNAMSGTLSMSLAGDIDLATTADIGSNILTGFKLNSNEMNRVSDALVATFTRSNTNLTMLGDTMKYVAPVASGLGVDLETAAVAAGKLGDAGIQGSMAGTGLRSILGRLAEPPKMAGEALDKLKIKTRDAKGNLRQFTEILAELDKKTKKMGTAERAGLFKHIAGEEAFSALSVLVDQAGSGQLQAMIAEIKAAKGEAEKVAKTMTDNLDGDLKNLTSAYEDVGIQVFGGADSPLRDITKRVTDLISKFGQWAKKNPELVKQITMITLGLGAVLAVGGGITLMIAALIGPLAMAKLSLSVLGIKGSGFLSLLIKPIKLIGTAFMMLGRALLANPIILIITAIAGAAYLIYKYWDDIVPYAKKLWNRVTEIFSQFWEGVKSYVLNWGLVGLVYQHWGEIVAITSRMWALVKKTISDKWEQIVADVKGLPERFKQIGGEIIDSLKNGILEKWESLKAQFAELKQMTTNILPDWMLSDETKTVRAMSQVTVIQAGMKSAGMFDNGGFIPRGQFGIAGEYGPELVNGPAHITSRRKTAALAAAALTIGSMTATAKPIHPYALPANSYQSAPTTINQSNHAANTAPVTINIYPLPSQSANDIAREVARQLEQNQRREQARRLSRYQDSEDD from the coding sequence ATGAGTAAAGATTTACGTTTACAGGTGATTTTAAGCGCCGTTGATAAATTCACGAAACCGTTTAAGAGCGCCCAAGCGTCAAATAAAAAATTGGCGGAAACCCTCCGCCAATCTAAACAACAACTCAAAGAGCTCAACAACCAAGCCAAGCAAATTGACGGGTTTAAGAAAACCAAGCAATCCCTTGATAGTGCGAGTCAAGCGTATCAACAGGCTACCGCCAAAGTTAGCCGGCTCGCACGTGAATTATCCACCGTTCAAAATCCCACGAGGGCCCAATCACGGGAGCTTGACCGCGCAAAAGCGGCTGCCGCAAAACTCAAAGCTGAAACCGGCACACTGAGTGCTTCATTGCAGCGCCAACGGGAAGCCCTAAAAGGCAGTGGGATTTCAACACGCCAGCTAAGCCAAGCCCAAATCAAATTAAATAGTGATATTGCCAGCACAAGCCGGCGATTACAGCAACAAGAGCAGCAACTAAAACGGGTAGCCAACCAAGAAAAGCGAATGTCTGCGGCAAAAAATAGCTATCAAAATGCCATGGGAGTGCGTAATAAAATGGCCGGTAGCGGCGCGGGTATGCTTGCATCCGGTGTGGGGTTAGGTTATGCGGCTAAAAAAGTCTTAGTACCAGGCTATGATTTTGAAATCGGCATGTCGAAAGTGCAAGCCTTAACTCGCCTTGATAAAAATTCCGACGACTACAAGATGTTAAGGGAACAAGCGCGAGACCTCGGGGCAACAACCGCATTTACCGCTAATGAAGTTGCACAAGGACAAGCGTTCTACGCCATGGCCGGTTTTAAACCTGAACAAATTAAAAATGCCATGTCCGGCACTTTATCCATGTCATTGGCTGGTGATATCGACTTGGCCACCACGGCTGATATTGGTTCCAACATCTTGACCGGCTTTAAGCTGAATTCTAATGAAATGAACCGTGTCAGTGATGCCCTTGTTGCCACGTTTACGCGGTCTAACACCAACCTCACTATGCTTGGCGACACGATGAAATATGTAGCGCCGGTTGCTTCGGGGCTCGGTGTCGATTTAGAAACCGCCGCCGTTGCCGCCGGTAAACTCGGTGATGCGGGTATTCAAGGCAGTATGGCCGGTACAGGCTTACGCTCTATTTTAGGGCGCTTGGCAGAGCCGCCGAAAATGGCTGGTGAAGCCCTTGATAAATTGAAAATTAAAACCCGTGATGCCAAAGGTAATTTGCGCCAATTTACCGAGATACTCGCCGAGCTAGACAAAAAAACAAAAAAAATGGGTACGGCAGAGCGTGCCGGACTGTTTAAACATATTGCCGGTGAAGAGGCATTTTCTGCCCTCTCAGTATTGGTTGACCAAGCTGGCTCCGGTCAGTTGCAGGCCATGATTGCTGAAATCAAAGCCGCTAAAGGGGAAGCGGAAAAAGTCGCCAAAACCATGACAGATAATCTTGATGGCGACTTAAAAAACTTAACCTCGGCTTATGAAGATGTGGGGATACAAGTTTTTGGTGGTGCGGATAGCCCTTTGCGGGATATCACTAAACGAGTCACTGATCTCATTTCGAAGTTTGGCCAATGGGCAAAGAAAAACCCTGAACTGGTCAAACAAATCACCATGATCACGTTGGGATTAGGTGCGGTGCTGGCCGTTGGTGGCGGTATCACATTGATGATTGCGGCATTAATTGGCCCACTCGCCATGGCGAAATTAAGTCTGTCCGTATTAGGTATCAAAGGCAGCGGCTTTCTATCATTACTGATTAAGCCTATTAAGTTAATTGGAACGGCATTTATGATGCTAGGCCGTGCGCTATTAGCTAACCCGATTATCTTAATTATCACGGCTATCGCTGGCGCAGCTTACCTGATTTATAAATATTGGGATGATATCGTTCCGTACGCTAAAAAATTATGGAACAGAGTCACAGAGATATTTTCCCAATTCTGGGAGGGAGTTAAATCCTATGTGCTGAATTGGGGGCTTGTCGGGCTGGTTTATCAGCACTGGGGTGAGATTGTCGCTATCACTTCTCGTATGTGGGCATTGGTGAAGAAAACCATTTCTGATAAGTGGGAGCAGATTGTCGCGGATGTTAAAGGTTTACCGGAACGCTTTAAACAAATTGGCGGTGAGATCATTGATAGCCTGAAAAACGGCATTCTGGAAAAATGGGAATCACTGAAAGCCCAATTTGCCGAACTCAAGCAAATGACCACGAATATTTTGCCCGATTGGATGCTTTCGGATGAAACCAAAACTGTGCGCGCCATGTCACAAGTGACCGTTATTCAAGCCGGTATGAAAAGTGCGGGCATGTTCGACAATGGCGGATTTATTCCCCGTGGACAATTCGGTATTGCGGGGGAATATGGCCCCGAGCTTGTTAATGGGCCAGCTCATATCACTAGCCGGAGAAAAACCGCTGCACTGGCTGCGGCGGCATTAACTATTGGCTCTATGACCGCGACAGCAAAACCCATCCATCCTTATGCTTTACCCGCAAATAGCTATCAATCCGCGCCAACAACCATAAATCAAAGCAATCACGCGGCAAATACTGCGCCGGTCACTATCAATATTTATCCATTACCGAGCCAGTCAGCAAACGATATTGCTAGAGAAGTCGCTAGACAATTAGAGCAAAACCAACGGCGTGAACAGGCAAGACGACTGAGTCGGTATCAAGACAGCGAGGACGATTAA
- a CDS encoding GpE family phage tail protein — MADIATIFHWSPAVTDEFSLTELLEWRYHALKRSGVEDE; from the coding sequence GTGGCAGATATTGCCACTATTTTTCACTGGTCGCCGGCTGTCACCGATGAATTTTCCCTAACCGAATTATTAGAATGGCGTTATCACGCCCTTAAACGTAGCGGTGTAGAAGATGAGTAA
- a CDS encoding phage tail assembly protein: protein MTEPVEKNQITVTLDEPITRGTTTVTEIVVRKPNSGALRGVRLAALMEMDVDSAMLVLPRVTAPALTKPELIMMNPADMLNLTKELVLFLLPKSVTMDFQND from the coding sequence ATGACTGAACCCGTAGAAAAAAATCAAATCACCGTCACGCTAGATGAACCCATCACGCGTGGAACAACCACAGTGACAGAGATTGTGGTACGTAAACCCAATTCTGGAGCATTGCGTGGTGTTCGTTTAGCCGCACTGATGGAAATGGATGTGGATTCGGCAATGTTGGTATTACCCCGCGTCACCGCACCAGCATTGACGAAACCCGAATTAATCATGATGAACCCCGCGGATATGCTGAATTTAACCAAAGAGCTTGTGCTTTTTTTGTTACCGAAGTCGGTGACTATGGATTTCCAGAACGATTAA
- a CDS encoding phage major tail tube protein, translating to MALPRKLKDLNLFNEGESYMGRIEEITLPKITRKFETYRGGGMNGGVKIDMGLEDDALSAELTFGGLEAQLYKQWGITQIDGVMLRLNCAYQRQDTKEYTAVEVVLRGRFSEIDSGNGKAGENTQVKAPFNATYYKLIWDGETLIEIDLLNMIEKVDGVDRLEEQRAALGL from the coding sequence ATGGCCTTACCACGCAAACTTAAAGATTTAAATTTATTCAATGAGGGTGAAAGCTATATGGGGCGTATTGAAGAAATCACGCTACCGAAAATCACCCGTAAATTTGAAACCTATCGCGGCGGCGGCATGAATGGCGGCGTCAAAATTGATATGGGGTTAGAAGATGATGCACTCTCTGCCGAATTAACATTTGGAGGCTTAGAAGCCCAGCTTTATAAGCAATGGGGGATCACTCAAATTGATGGCGTGATGTTGCGCCTCAATTGTGCTTATCAACGCCAAGATACCAAAGAATACACCGCCGTTGAGGTCGTGTTACGGGGTCGATTCAGTGAAATTGACTCCGGTAATGGCAAGGCCGGTGAAAATACCCAAGTCAAAGCGCCTTTTAATGCCACGTATTACAAACTCATTTGGGATGGTGAAACACTCATTGAGATTGATTTACTCAATATGATTGAAAAAGTTGATGGTGTTGACCGCCTAGAAGAACAACGCGCCGCATTAGGTTTATAG